In the genome of Tsukamurella tyrosinosolvens, one region contains:
- a CDS encoding TetR/AcrR family transcriptional regulator, which yields MEGTPETGLPATNDDLTAKARIRNAALELFAAHGASAVSLRAVAAKAGVTVGLVQHHFTTKDGLQGAVEEQIVEYHARAIARVPDEGPPADVAAARDASVRAMLARHPAVVDYLRRSFLDPSGSQLLVRLTELGRSEVVRLRAAHLASTDRPESDQVIAMMVRQMGTLFLQPLVDAMWEHLREPGAPSDDKPRLSVSTEPAGRHGPDV from the coding sequence GTGGAAGGGACCCCCGAGACCGGCCTCCCCGCGACGAACGACGACCTCACCGCGAAGGCCCGGATCCGCAACGCGGCGCTCGAGCTCTTCGCCGCGCACGGCGCGAGCGCCGTCTCGCTGCGCGCCGTCGCCGCGAAGGCCGGGGTGACCGTCGGCCTCGTGCAGCACCACTTCACGACCAAGGACGGACTCCAGGGCGCCGTCGAGGAGCAGATCGTCGAGTACCACGCTCGGGCGATCGCCCGCGTGCCCGATGAGGGGCCGCCCGCGGACGTCGCCGCGGCCCGGGACGCCTCCGTCCGCGCGATGCTCGCCCGGCACCCCGCCGTCGTCGACTACCTCCGGCGGTCCTTCCTCGACCCCTCCGGCTCGCAGCTCCTCGTCCGGCTCACCGAACTGGGGCGCAGCGAGGTGGTCCGCCTGCGCGCCGCACACCTCGCGTCCACCGACCGGCCGGAGTCCGACCAGGTGATCGCCATGATGGTGCGGCAGATGGGCACCCTGTTCCTGCAGCCCCTCGTCGACGCGATGTGGGAGCACCTGCGCGAGCCGGGGGCACCGTCGGACGACAAACCGCGACTGTCGGTGAGCACCGAGCCCGCGGGGCGGCACGGCCCCGACGTGTGA
- a CDS encoding decaprenylphospho-beta-D-erythro-pentofuranosid-2-ulose 2-reductase, with protein sequence MKNAVGVPQSILLLGGTSEIGLSIVEEYLAKGTQRVVLAALPNDPLREQAVAQVEAAGATSVEVIDFDATDFDGHAKTIDAAFSGGDIDVAIVAFALDFDAEELWQNQRKAVLLAQVNYTGAVSVGVLLGQKIKEQGHGQIIAMSSVAGLRPRRSNFVYGSSKAGFDGFYLNLGQALEPFGGSVLVVRPGMVRTKFSAHVKEAPLTIDKDVIGTLAVDAAIKGKSLVYAPAPWGFVSFGLKNIPQPIFKKLPI encoded by the coding sequence ATGAAGAACGCCGTAGGCGTCCCCCAGTCCATCCTGCTGCTCGGCGGCACCTCCGAGATCGGCCTGTCCATCGTCGAGGAGTACCTCGCCAAGGGCACACAGCGCGTCGTGCTCGCCGCGCTGCCGAACGACCCGCTGCGCGAGCAGGCCGTCGCCCAGGTCGAGGCCGCCGGCGCCACGTCGGTCGAGGTCATCGACTTCGACGCGACCGACTTCGACGGTCACGCCAAGACCATCGACGCCGCCTTCTCCGGCGGCGACATCGACGTCGCGATCGTGGCCTTCGCGCTCGACTTCGACGCCGAGGAGCTGTGGCAGAACCAGCGCAAGGCGGTGCTCCTCGCGCAGGTCAACTACACGGGCGCCGTGTCCGTCGGCGTGCTCCTGGGCCAGAAGATCAAGGAACAGGGCCACGGCCAGATCATCGCGATGAGCTCGGTCGCCGGCCTGCGCCCGCGCCGCAGCAACTTCGTCTACGGCTCCTCCAAGGCCGGTTTCGACGGCTTCTACCTCAACCTGGGCCAGGCCCTGGAGCCCTTCGGCGGCTCCGTCCTCGTCGTCCGCCCGGGCATGGTGCGCACGAAGTTCTCCGCGCACGTCAAGGAGGCGCCGCTGACGATCGACAAGGACGTCATCGGCACGCTCGCCGTCGACGCCGCGATCAAGGGCAAGTCGCTGGTGTACGCGCCCGCCCCGTGGGGCTTCGTCAGTTTCGGCCTGAAGAACATCCCGCAGCCGATCTTCAAGAAGCTCCCGATCTAG
- the doeB2 gene encoding N(2)-acetyl-L-2,4-diaminobutanoate deacetylase DoeB2, producing MIDSWAETVARATELRRELHRRPELAWAEHATAAAVRAELDAIGLAWRPCADTGTVVRLAPHAPGRHVALRADLDAMPIREATGLPYASATDGVMHACGHDGHTAALLAAARWLRAHESSLPGPVTLLFQPAEEGGHGARGMIADGALDGVEAVFGWHNWPGQPFGRALCPDGPVMSANGTFEVELVGRGGHASQPEATRDPVLAAAAVVVALQQIVARRTSPQQAAVVAVTSLRAESAATVTPDTALIAGSVRAADDDARARVFALIDEIAGGTAAAHGVRADVRTTVRYGATVNHPGPAAELRDRLSTVLGADWAVPAATPVLASEDFSYYLHRIPGAFALLGSGTTAPLHSAEYDFDDALLDPAARLLVGLAGAPEPP from the coding sequence ATGATCGATTCTTGGGCCGAGACCGTTGCCCGGGCCACCGAACTCCGACGCGAACTTCATCGCCGCCCCGAGCTCGCCTGGGCGGAGCACGCCACCGCCGCGGCCGTGCGCGCCGAACTCGACGCGATCGGCCTCGCGTGGCGGCCCTGCGCGGACACGGGCACCGTCGTCCGCCTCGCCCCGCACGCGCCCGGGCGGCACGTGGCGCTGCGCGCCGACCTCGACGCCATGCCGATCCGCGAGGCCACGGGCCTGCCGTACGCCTCCGCGACCGACGGGGTCATGCACGCGTGCGGGCACGACGGCCACACCGCCGCCCTGCTCGCCGCCGCCCGGTGGCTCCGCGCCCACGAATCGAGCCTCCCCGGTCCCGTCACCCTGCTGTTCCAGCCCGCCGAGGAGGGCGGGCACGGCGCGCGCGGCATGATCGCCGACGGTGCGCTCGACGGTGTGGAGGCGGTCTTCGGCTGGCACAACTGGCCGGGCCAGCCGTTCGGCCGAGCCCTCTGCCCCGACGGCCCCGTGATGTCCGCCAACGGCACGTTCGAGGTCGAGCTCGTCGGCCGCGGCGGCCACGCTTCCCAGCCCGAGGCCACCCGTGACCCGGTGCTCGCCGCGGCCGCGGTCGTGGTCGCGCTGCAGCAGATCGTCGCGCGCCGCACGTCGCCGCAGCAGGCCGCCGTCGTGGCCGTCACCTCGCTGCGCGCCGAGAGCGCCGCCACCGTCACCCCGGACACGGCGCTGATCGCGGGGAGCGTGCGCGCCGCCGACGACGACGCCCGAGCGCGGGTCTTCGCTCTCATCGACGAGATCGCCGGCGGCACCGCCGCCGCCCACGGCGTGCGCGCCGACGTCCGGACCACCGTGCGCTACGGGGCCACCGTCAACCACCCCGGCCCGGCGGCCGAACTGCGGGACCGCCTGTCGACGGTGCTCGGCGCGGACTGGGCCGTGCCCGCCGCGACACCCGTTCTCGCCTCGGAGGACTTCAGCTACTACCTGCACCGGATCCCGGGGGCCTTCGCGCTCCTCGGCTCCGGCACCACGGCGCCGCTGCACAGCGCCGAATACGACTTCGACGATGCCCTGCTCGATCCCGCCGCGCGCCTGCTGGTGGGTCTCGCAGGGGCGCCGGAGCCGCCCTGA
- a CDS encoding sigma factor-like helix-turn-helix DNA-binding protein, whose protein sequence is MGRRTGTTDARLRAALPPELYRVLQLRVVQGRTVDETAALLRITPQAVQLRQHRALERIRCGLARSGAEAG, encoded by the coding sequence ATGGGGCGAAGGACAGGGACGACCGACGCGCGGCTGCGCGCGGCGTTGCCGCCCGAGCTCTACCGCGTGCTGCAGCTGCGCGTCGTCCAGGGGCGCACCGTCGACGAGACGGCCGCGCTGCTGCGGATCACGCCCCAGGCGGTGCAACTGCGGCAGCACCGCGCGCTGGAGCGGATCCGCTGCGGCCTCGCGCGTTCCGGCGCGGAAGCCGGATAG
- a CDS encoding FAD-binding oxidoreductase: MSETTLPYLPISTRKLVGWSRTTPIEGHVLSTPDVDQIAKAVAVVADAEADKPAYLRRGVIARGLGRSYNESAQNTGGLTIDMTPLSAIHDIDAESGIVDVDAGVDLDTLMQAALPYGLWVPVLPGTRQVTIGGAIAHDIHGKNHHSQGSFGNHITEMSLLTADGKVLTLTPKGSSDDPEGELFWATVAGVGMTGIILRAKIQMKRTESAYFIADTERTNSLQETIDLHLQDGFEDGYEYASGWFDAISAPPKLGRGTFSRGNLATLDELPEKYRKDPLSFNNKPLISFPNIFPNGLANKFDFSLVGEAYWRAGPPSQGKVKNLAGFYHMLDVFGGWNNAYGRTGGFCQYQFIVPTGNEPEFIKLIEDIQASGHVSFLNVIKLFGDGNQAPLSFPFKGWNVCLDFPVKRGLAEFLNELDKRIMAMGGRLYTAKDSRTTAERFHAMYPQIDQWIATRRRIDPTGVFISDLGRRLELA; encoded by the coding sequence ATGTCCGAGACAACTCTTCCCTATCTGCCCATCTCGACGCGCAAGCTGGTGGGCTGGTCGCGCACCACGCCGATCGAGGGCCACGTGCTGTCCACGCCCGACGTGGACCAGATCGCCAAGGCCGTCGCCGTCGTGGCGGACGCCGAGGCCGACAAGCCCGCCTACCTGCGACGCGGCGTGATCGCGCGCGGCCTGGGCCGCTCGTACAACGAGTCGGCGCAGAACACCGGCGGCCTCACCATCGACATGACGCCGCTCAGTGCGATCCACGACATCGACGCCGAGTCCGGCATCGTCGACGTGGACGCCGGCGTCGATCTCGACACCCTGATGCAGGCGGCCCTGCCGTACGGCCTCTGGGTCCCCGTCCTTCCCGGCACCCGCCAGGTGACGATCGGCGGCGCCATCGCGCACGACATCCACGGCAAGAACCACCACAGCCAGGGCTCGTTCGGCAACCACATCACCGAGATGTCGCTGCTCACAGCCGACGGCAAGGTGCTCACCCTGACCCCGAAGGGCTCGTCCGACGACCCCGAGGGCGAGCTGTTCTGGGCGACCGTCGCCGGCGTCGGCATGACCGGCATCATCCTGCGCGCGAAGATCCAGATGAAGCGCACCGAGAGCGCCTACTTCATCGCCGATACCGAGCGCACCAACTCGCTGCAGGAGACCATCGACCTGCACCTGCAGGACGGCTTCGAGGACGGCTACGAGTACGCGTCCGGCTGGTTCGACGCGATCAGCGCGCCGCCGAAGCTGGGCCGCGGCACCTTCTCCCGCGGCAACCTCGCGACGCTCGACGAGCTGCCGGAGAAGTACCGCAAGGATCCGCTGAGCTTCAACAACAAGCCGCTGATCAGCTTCCCCAACATCTTCCCCAACGGGCTGGCGAACAAGTTCGACTTCTCGCTCGTCGGCGAGGCCTACTGGCGCGCCGGGCCGCCCAGCCAGGGCAAGGTGAAGAACCTCGCCGGCTTCTACCACATGCTCGACGTGTTCGGCGGCTGGAACAACGCGTACGGACGCACCGGCGGCTTCTGCCAGTACCAGTTCATCGTGCCCACCGGTAACGAGCCCGAGTTCATCAAGCTCATCGAGGACATCCAGGCCTCCGGGCACGTCAGCTTCCTCAACGTGATCAAGCTGTTCGGCGACGGCAACCAGGCCCCGCTCAGCTTCCCGTTCAAGGGCTGGAACGTGTGCCTCGACTTCCCCGTCAAGCGGGGCCTCGCCGAGTTCCTCAACGAGCTCGACAAGCGCATCATGGCCATGGGCGGCCGCCTGTACACGGCGAAGGACTCCCGCACCACCGCGGAGCGGTTCCACGCCATGTACCCGCAGATCGATCAGTGGATCGCCACGCGCCGGCGCATCGATCCCACCGGGGTCTTCATCTCCGACCTGGGCCGCCGCCTCGAACTCGCCTGA
- a CDS encoding acyl-CoA dehydrogenase family protein encodes MTALFPDYRPAWETPEHTELRKHAAEFFRREATPNQERWAEQHQVDREFWNKAGAAGLLCTELPEALGGAGGDFGHDTVVLEELVFSGDGAFGYGVHSTICAHYIDDCGTEEQKARWLPKAASGEAVLAVAMTEPGTGSDLQAVRTTAVREGDEYVINGSKTFISNGSHCDLLIIVAKTDPSQGAKGISLIVAETKDLPGFERGRVLKKIGQHGQDTRELAFTDMRVPAANLLGGVEGQGFYQLMRQLPRERLSIAIGGVDAAEKAVVEAIAYTKERKAFGRPIADFQNTKFVLAEAKTEVFAGRTLIDHCIGRAIDGTLDAATASMAKLWATDMQCRVVDNVLQLFGGYGYMMEYPIAQLYAGARVQKIYGGTNEIMKELIARSL; translated from the coding sequence ATGACCGCACTGTTCCCCGACTACCGCCCCGCCTGGGAGACCCCCGAGCACACGGAACTCCGCAAGCACGCCGCCGAGTTCTTCCGCCGCGAGGCCACCCCGAACCAGGAGCGGTGGGCCGAGCAGCACCAGGTGGACCGCGAGTTCTGGAACAAGGCGGGCGCGGCGGGGCTGCTCTGCACCGAGCTCCCCGAGGCCCTCGGCGGCGCCGGCGGCGACTTCGGGCACGACACCGTCGTGCTCGAGGAGCTCGTCTTCTCCGGCGACGGTGCCTTCGGTTACGGCGTGCACTCCACCATCTGCGCGCACTACATCGACGACTGCGGCACCGAGGAGCAGAAGGCGCGCTGGCTGCCGAAGGCCGCGTCGGGCGAGGCCGTGCTGGCCGTCGCCATGACGGAGCCGGGCACGGGCTCCGACCTGCAGGCCGTGCGCACCACCGCCGTCCGCGAGGGCGACGAGTACGTGATCAACGGCAGCAAGACCTTCATCTCCAACGGCAGCCACTGCGATCTGCTCATCATCGTGGCGAAGACCGACCCGAGCCAGGGCGCCAAGGGCATCTCCCTCATCGTCGCGGAGACGAAGGACCTGCCCGGCTTCGAGCGCGGGCGCGTGCTCAAGAAGATCGGCCAGCACGGGCAGGACACGCGCGAGCTCGCCTTCACCGATATGCGGGTCCCCGCGGCGAACCTGCTCGGTGGGGTCGAGGGCCAGGGCTTCTACCAGCTGATGCGGCAGCTGCCGCGGGAGCGGCTGAGCATCGCGATCGGCGGCGTCGACGCGGCCGAGAAGGCGGTGGTCGAGGCCATCGCGTACACCAAGGAGCGCAAGGCCTTCGGCCGGCCCATCGCGGATTTCCAGAACACCAAGTTCGTGCTCGCCGAGGCCAAGACCGAGGTCTTCGCGGGCCGCACGCTGATCGATCACTGCATCGGCCGCGCCATCGACGGCACGCTCGATGCGGCGACCGCGTCCATGGCGAAGCTGTGGGCCACCGATATGCAGTGCCGCGTCGTCGATAACGTGCTGCAGCTCTTCGGCGGCTACGGCTACATGATGGAGTACCCGATCGCCCAGCTCTACGCGGGCGCGCGGGTGCAGAAGATCTACGGCGGCACCAACGAGATCATGAAGGAGCTGATCGCGCGGAGCCTTTGA